GATAACTCTTTATCTTTTGAAGGTCGAGAAATCCCAAAGCAGTCACAAGGAATGAATACTTGAATTGTatttaaaaaaaattcgAGATAAATTTCGGAAGTTGAGTTTAGACAGCCCTCTGATTGACATACCGTCTCATTTGCGACCAGTCCTTTCTCAACAGACTTTCTCACTGCATAAAAAACTGCAGCATCCACCGATGCCAAATTCAAATCAATACTTGAAGCATGCGATATCCTGACATGTACTTCATttttacttcttcattcttcaacatcaattgTACAACTTTTTTGTATTGCCCTATTGTTGTAGAAAAAATGCGTCCCTCTTTCCCCAATTATTGACGAATGCTGTCCTTTCTTTTGACGAATGCGGAAATTACACTGCTGAGATTGCCACATCTCCGTTAGCCAGGGTACTTTACTTTTATTGAACGAGAAGATCaaatggagaagttggaaatATATTAATTCTTTGTTTGCTTGTCAACATCCGACAGTATCTTAAGGTTTTGATCGCAATATTGACGAGAACCAGCACCTATGCCTTACGAATTCTCTCTGAAAGTTCTTACAAGACACATATTATTTGTCTTATTTCTTTGCATGATAGCTTTATCAACTCTGAAGCGAGATGAAGAGCAAGCCATGGCGAGCTCGACACTTGTCGAAGTTGAGCTGATCGATGAAGTTGAGTCAAATTATGGTAGTGTTATCAGAGACAGAAATAAGCTGATTTATTTCTACATGAGGTCTTCAAAAACGTACTTGGCTTTCACGAATGTTGACCATTCTGAAGCTCTAGATGATGTTTGGTTAACAAGTCAATATTACAACAGAGGTCTATCTGGAAGTACATGGGGTGATCAAGCCACACAATCAACGGTATTTCTCATCGAATTTGAGTTACACGTAGATTTGACTCCAAATAGCTTACAAACGATGCCCGTTTCCAATTGTCACGAAGAGTTGGAGGGGGAGGGTGGCTTCATAGCAATGCTGATAAGCTCCACCGACTCCAATGATGCGCTGATCTCATTTGGAATATCCCCTAACATTTTTGTCTCAGCTTTGGAGATCTCGACAGGGATCAGCATCGCCAGATCACAGAGCATTACAAATACAATCACTTGCAAAGCACGTCACGGGGAAACAGTACAAATCATGCTCAGAAATACAAGAATTGTGCGTCATTATGTTAGATATCGTCAGAGGTCATTTAATTTGATAACCAACACCTTTTCGAACCTATCAATACAAAAGGTGAGCAATACAGGCTATCACGTTGTAAAGGGCGCAGAAGGCGAATATGTGTGTGCGGCGAGCTCAAATATGGCATTGCAATGTTCTCAAAACGCTTTAGGGACGCATAATCTTGACGGTATGTCTAGATTCCAGGTTTATTCTAAATAGCTATGTACCCTTCATATTGTAAAACGAATTCCTTTCAACATTTCCTATACAGGTCTATGGATCACTCGGATCCGAGCTCACGTTTAGCGATAATATCCCAACGCCACATACGTGCATCTCGAAATTCTGTGAATGGGCCTTTtagattttttcaaaagctctgaTACCCATGAAGCTGAACTTGCGAAGGCTGGTTTCGAGATATCAAGCTGCAGTCAAGAATGTGATTCTTGTACTTCGTCGTTCCCCTCAAGCTTAAAGTTATCCGATGGCTCCGATGATGATTTATGGGGAACTACTAAACCGTACGGATTACACATCGTCATACCAACGAATAAATCAGACTGGCCTCATGACGCTGTTAGTGGTTCTGGCTCTTTTGCGAAAAAGGTCGATGCTTGGGCTTCCAAATCGAAAATAAATTTTGGAGCCCTGGATAATATCAAGGTTAcggtttcttctttatcttcaCTCGAGCTAGAACGTGATCCCAGATATATGGATGGTAATACCGGGGATGTACTACTACTTCCATTTTTTATTTGGATAAAAAATCTAGAAGTCGGTGAAGTGGACGAGGCTCTAGGAACAATAGTCCCAAAGCTCGTTCTGTTTAGAAATGAACGTCTCACGAAGTTACCGTCAGATTTGAACACAAACTTTCCTAAGTTGACGATAGAAACTGACCCTAACTTGGCATACATCTTCTTATGCTCTCACAGAACTAGAGATAAGAAATGTGGAATCACAGCACCAAtcatgaagagagagatgGACATGTATTTAAGAGAGCTTGGCCTTTATAGAGATTTTGGTGACGATCGAGACGGAGGAGTCTCCGTATCCTTTGTCAATCACATTGGTGGACACAAATACGCGGCAAATGTTATTATTTATCTCAAGAAATCCGGTAAGAATATTTGGCTTGCTCGATGCAAACCCAATAATGTCATCCCCATCATCGATGAATGCGTTGTGAATAATGGAAGGGTGTGGCCGGAGAAAATTAGACAAGTGCAGAAGTTTCAGCCTGTCGATTGGTGAGAGATGGCGATATACGATCCAAGGCTCATCATTGTTTATATTTAATCATTCCTTGTAGGATCTTCACTCTCAATTTTGTGAAACATTTGGCATCTTGTGTAAGCAGAATGttgctttgttgaagaagacattGTAGGCGAGTTAACTCAACAGAAAGCGCCTGTTTATTATCACGAAGCATGTGAATGAGTGAGTGGTAGTATGACATTATTCGGAGATCACCTATATTTTTCTGGTTTTGATAAAACTTGCTGTCGTCCACCTTAATAAGAAAGTCAAGTATGGCGATACAACTTGTTCCGTcgtattcttcaaagctcaCATTAAAGTCACGGAAGGTTTCATTTCCCGTCGCATTGGGTGAATTCACCAATGCTGAGTGGTGACTCACGAATGCGCTCAAATGTTCCAGACTTGAAACAGGAAGTAGTATGCTATTAATGTGACCCTCCCCATCGAGCCCCATCAACACTGGAGACTCTAACTCAATGTCGTCAGCAAAGAAATGCTCGATATACTGCAAATTTGAATTTTCATTGTCCAAAGCCATTTTGTAccacagcagcaggagcTCTTCGGAAAAATGAGTACCACCTTGTATCAATACGAGAGTAGGTTTGTCATTAAAAGCTTGATCGGTAAAATTCATATCTGTAGTCTTCATGAGGCTAAATCCAAGGTCTTTTTTGGAAATTGCCgtttcatcatcaagccTTACACCTGAGGCGACTTGAATGAAGTTACTTATGGATTCAAAATCCCTTACGCCAATATATTGAACCGGTTTTTTGCTTCCCTCGATGAATAATAACAAAGTGGGATACCCTCCAACATTATACTTTTTTGCCATCTTTCTCCCATCCTTGTCACCATTCACTTTAACAATTTGAATTTCATGTTTTATTGCGAACCTTTCCGCTAAATTCTCTATAGTAGGCATCAATAACTTACAGTGCCGGCACCATTCAGCGTAGAAGTCAACCAATGTAGTCTTTTGTGAATGGAAGAGTAATGATGTGAGATTATGATCAGTTCCGACCAAGACATTAGAAGCTAACGTCACAGTGAAAATTAAAGAGTAAAATAAGTACATATTTCTGCGAACTCCGTGCAAGGAGCAAGTCTAAAGTTGAACGATGTGTGGCGCGCTGTTCAGTACAGTAGCTTCGGTGTTGAGAGTCAATAGGAGTAAGTGGGTTTAAAAGTGGACTAATACATATTAATTTTGCGTATTCCTGTACTGGAGGGGAATACCCCTGTTCATATAATGCTCGGAAAGGACAATGATTCTCACAGTTCCAGGTGAGATTAAGCAATTTTTCAGACTCTGGTGGCCATGCACTTTatttttcttgttcttgcatATCACAGAATATTCAACAAGAATAAGCTGTCACGTGCACAAAGCAATACGCACATCACTATGAAATGGAAAAAAGGGAGAAAACCTGTGAATATTTCATCCAGCAcatgctttcaaaaaagatcATAAGATATGcttctcatcaagcaagaTGTAGAAAGGTTCATCTAACATTATATACTAAAGATAATTGTCAGCTATGCATTACCGCTAGGGATGTACTTAATAGGGTTATGAAAGAGTGTTCCTACGAAACAATCTCTTTAGAAGTTGTGGACATCATGAAACCAGAGAATTCTGACTCTTTTGAGCGATACTGCTATGACGTTCCTGTTCTTCACATTAGGAAGCCATCGATGCAGAAACCAATCAAGTTTATGCACAATTTTGATCATGAAAAGCTCCTTAAGGAATTGCAGACTTGATGGTGGCTGTCGAAAATTACCTTTTGATCAGCTCTATTACCgtatatatatatatatatatatttttaGACTGCATagtctttttcttccttgaagaTAATAGTTTGATATTTCAGCTCGTTTTAAACAGCTATACTAGCTCGGCTCATTAATCTAGTGTAAGTTTGCTATACGGAATGCTGGCATATCCAAATACTAATGCAATATATTACTTGTGTCAAATATTTCACATTCACGAAACTTGCCTTGATCGTGTGTTTTGTTGTATACAGTACCGAGTGTTTATCGGAGATTAGTATTACCCCTGCGGGGTTTAACTCGTACTCGTTGTGGACCTGCTCAAATAACTACAAAACCGAAAAGTCATGAATCGTCAAAGAACAGCACTTGTCACGGGCGCGTCATCGGGAATAGGATATGCCACTGCTCTTgaatttcaaaaaagaggGTACAAAACATTTGCATGTGCAAGACGGCTCGAACCAATGGCAGATCTCGAGAGAGAGGGGGTTACCGTATTTCAATTGGACGTGTCAGACTTAGAGAGTGTTAGAAGAGCCAAGAGGTATTTGCAAGAAGCAACAAATGGCTATTTAGATGTGCTATTCAATAACGCTGGACAATCGTGTACATTCCCTGCCCTTGATGTGACAGATGATCAATTTACTCAGTGTTTTCAAGTGAACGTTTTTGGTCCAATAAGAATGACAAGAGAGCTTGCTCCGCTTCTTATCAATGCAAGAGGAGTGGTGGGCTTCACAGGTTCGGTGAGTGGAATAGTGCcatttcctttttcatctGTATACTCGTCGACCAAAAGCGCAATTCATCAATTTGCCGCTTGTCTCCGACTCGAATTGAAGCCCTTCGGTGTGAAGGTTATCAACATCATTACTGGTGGGGTGAAGACCAATATTCAAGACACGAGGCCATTACCGGAGACCTCCCTCTATAACGTGCCAGGGATCAAAGAGTCGATGGATGAAAGACGggcaatggctgcgaagaATAATCCCATGGATCCTAAAACTTATGCCTTCAAAGTTGTTAATGACTTCGAGAATGCTTCGCTTGATGGCAGGCTCAATTATTATAGAGGTCACATGGCCACGATATTAACATGGATAATGTTGTGCTGTCCTAGATATTTGGTTGAGCGTAGTTTGGTAAGAAAATTTCGCTTGACCAACATATTTGCCTACCTAAAAGAAAGATATTTGAAGCACAAAATCGAATAGTGAATTTGTATAGGTATTCTTAACCTCATGAGCTAAATTTTCGCTGTTAACTTTGGCTCAGCGAAAATCTGATCTAATAAATGATCTATTACACCCCAACCATATCCATTTGCAAAACGACGTCTAACAATGATATTGTTATGTGCATCGGGGGGAAGATACACAAGAACTTTTCTCCAGTTAAGTCCGTAAGAGTGATACTTTCTGGCTATTTTGACCTGCTTTTCAAGTTTCCACTCTCGAGATCTGATAAGTCGCTTGAAGGTTCCAACTGCAGGCGTAGTATCCTGAGGAATGTGATTGAAATGATAAAATCGATCATGAAATATAACCAGAGATCGCTTCGAAGGCTCATTGATGTAACTCCGCGACGGGACTGGGCATAGCAAAGTACTCAAAGCAGACTCAACAGcagaagcttttggtggAATGTAATAGGAGGCATCTTCATCGTAATCTGGCAGATCTGATTCCTCATCATCCAGCAAGGAAGTTTCACTCCCCTTTGCCGAGATTTTTGAATACCACTTTTTTCGCCTGACAGATTTTGCTTGCCGTAATTTATCAAGCGTCAAAGATTCTGCGATACCTTCATTGAAAGAATTGTCGGCAGTAAACTTTCCAGACTTACGCTGAGACATTTCAAAAGACAAAGAATCGTAAGGAACGGCACCAACATCATGACCCAGAGCATTCGTCTCAGTACTACCTATACTGCTATTGTCTCTATGTGTGCGATCATTCAATTGTTCGGGATGGCTCCTTAGAGCGCTTACGTCACCCATAGCAGCCCAATCTAAGTACAAAAGTGAACTTGTCCGTAGGGGCACGATTCCGTCGTTGAAAGCGTTGGCGTATACGGTTCGCAGTTTAAATGCTTTGAGTACTGATTGAACAGGCTCATCTGGGAGAGTCTCGAGAATAGGTTTGAAACCATCTCGCTTGTTATCATTTTTCTCGTGTTTTATCAGAGGGAGTTTCTTCAGCAACGTCAAGTCACGACCTGTTTTACCTAGTGTACCCAAGTCAAGGAACCAGGAGACCCATAGACTCATCTCACTAATTATTCCGAGCATGGGACTCGCAAGACAAATGAaatgttcaagttgaatatTGTTTCTCTTGAAGTAATCGTTACCCTTAACAAGTAATATGTGCTTTAAAGCGTAGAGCTGAACCGGACCGCCCAAAGAATGGGCCACAAAACTAATCTTTTCAATCAGCATTCctgactttttgaaggagtcGATTATATTTGTCAcatgaaaagaaacaccGACACCGAGCTTGTGTATCCCCTTTTCTGTACGACCTGCGTTCCCTCTGTAGCCAGATACCACAATGTTTTGGTCTAATGAAAGGAGCTGGTCTCTAAGATAGAGCATATCAGCAGTGAGATTCGAGAAAAGACCGTGAGTAACAATGACTAAATGCATGGGCAAGTTCGGATCGCGTGGCTCCAAATTCCAAATGTCCTCTGTCAGTTTAAAATTCACCATAAGATTGGGATTGCTAGAGATTGATAAAGTTTCAGTCAGTTCATCGTCCCGAGGGTTGTTAAATTGCATATTCATGTCGCCTTTGGTCAAAGAGGTGAGTACAGAGCGGTTTAATCTTCTCATGCTATGAATGTTATCGCCGATCATAAAATCGTATAGCACCGTTGCTTTTTTATTTAGCACAATCTGAGAAATTATGTCGCATTCCCATGAATAGATCTTGCTTCCATCATTATCCACGCGTTTTAAGCTATTACCGTTTAAAGATAATTTAACATTAAATGTCTGGCCTGGTTTAATAgcgtttttgaaaagaatcTCAGGATTACTGAGTGGATCATCGGCCCTGAAAGGCTTTTTATGATCAAAGTTGCAAGGAACAACGTGGCTATACAATATGAACGGTCCATTCAAAAGATGGATAGCTCGGAGAGGAGTCTTCTCCAAGTTCTTTATTCGTAAGAATATCTCCGTCTCATTGAAATCCTTGGCTCGATACTCAATACGATATCTGGCAACATCCCCAATTCGTAGATGCCTTTGATCTCTGTACCAAAGGAAAGAATTCATAACACTCCGGAAACAAAGTGTATCATTTGCTTGACACCACTTTTGCTGTACTGCATACCAAAAGGACTACACTGTGTATCTCGCAGTTTTTATCAGTTCAAGTTATGTACGCTATTCTAAGATCTTAAGCCTCTTGGAaaacttctttcaaaaatgcctcttcttcagcattATGCATGGCCTTAGAGCCCGCTGCAACGGATGCCGAAGGATCCCTCCCGGCGTATCTCAAAACTAAGTTTGCATACTTATCAGTTTGCTTTAAAGTCGTCACCATGCGAGGAGCAACGTAAGAGTACGCGCCCATATTCAAgggttcttcttgacagTAGACCAAGTCTTCAAGATTAGGGTATTTGTTCAATGTGTCACGTAATTGAGCGAATGGGAAGGGATGCAACTGCTCAAGTTTGATTATCGCAGTGTTCTTATTATCAAGTGAGGCACGCTTTTTGTGCAAAGCGGTGTAGACTTGACCAGAACAGAGAACAACTCGACTAATTCCATCTCTTTCATGAATACTCTTACCCAATTCACGATCTTCGATGATCCATTCAAAATGAGACTCACCTGTAAACTCCTTCAATTCTGATTTCGCCAATGGATGCCTCAACAACTGCtttgaaaagaataaaCATAATGGCTTTCTAAACTGCCTATGCATTTGACGCCTCAACAAGTGAAATAAGTTAGCTGGTGTTGTTGGGTAGGCGACTTGCATGTTGCAGTCTTGATGCAGTCTCTCAAGCTTTTGCTCCGAAGGGAAATAACGAGGATCCTCGTTACACATCTGCAAATACCTCTCGATTCTACCAGAAGAATGTTCCGGGCCTTGACCGTCGTATCCGTGTGGCAAAGACAAAACTAAACCAGATCTCTGCTTCCATTTTGATTCAGCGCCCGAAATGAATTGATCGACGACTACTTGAGCAGTGTTTGCGAAATCACCAAACTGAGCTTCCCATTGAACCAACGCATCCGGAGAGAAAAGCGAGTAACCATACTCGAAACTCATTACACCGTACTCGGATAACGAAGAATTTGATATGACAAATGGTCCTTGGTCTTCAGACAAGGTGTTGAGAGGAGTGTAAACCTTTTCTGATTCCTGATCGTGTAAAACTGCATGACGTTGGGAGAACGTTCCTCTTTCGACGTCCTGACCAGAAACTCTCACATGGTAACCCTCCAAACAAAGAGAGCCGAAAGCCAAAGCCTCTCCTGTAGCCCAATCGATCCCTTCCCCTGTTTCCACGGTCTTCTTTCTGGTGTTCAAAATACGCTTCAAATTTCTGTGAACTTCAAAACCTTTGGGAGTTTCGGAGATGTGTCTGCCaatgttcttcaaagtctcTGCATCAACAGCAGTCGGAAGGTGAGGCAATACCTCAGTCGCTAACTCCTTCGGAGACTTAAAATCTTCCCAAGGTGTGGTCAACCACTCACGTGAAGTCGGTTTGTATTCCTTTGACTTGCCAAAAGACTCCTCTAAAAGATTCCAAACCCACTTTTTGTGCTCATCGATATCCTCCTTTGTGAAAGTGCCCTCTGAAATCAACTTATCGACATAATAATCGAGAACAGATCTTTTCTCGGcgatcttcttgtacaTCAAAGGTTGGGTGAAGGATGGCTGATCGGTTTCATTGTGACCATGCTTTCTATAGCCAACAACATCGATGATAACATCAGAATGAAACGTTGCTCTCCAATCAGCAGCTAAGTTGA
This region of Candidozyma auris chromosome 6, complete sequence genomic DNA includes:
- the AYR1 gene encoding acylglycerone-phosphate reductase, which gives rise to MNRQRTALVTGASSGIGYATALEFQKRGYKTFACARRLEPMADLEREGVTVFQLDVSDLESVRRAKRYLQEATNGYLDVLFNNAGQSCTFPALDVTDDQFTQCFQVNVFGPIRMTRELAPLLINARGVVGFTGSVSGIVPFPFSSVYSSTKSAIHQFAACLRLELKPFGVKVINIITGGVKTNIQDTRPLPETSLYNVPGIKESMDERRAMAAKNNPMDPKTYAFKVVNDFENASLDGRLNYYRGHMATILTWIMLCCPRYLVERSLVRKFRLTNIFAYLKERYLKHKIE
- the KGD1 gene encoding alpha-ketoglutarate dehydrogenase KGD1, with translation MLSAFRHLKRTPSNCAHILRAQTNVQFRQHAVASRVGIVSFSRTLATDTFVLSNNSNYIEEMYEAWRQDPKSVHVSWDAYFKNLDSGVAPSAAFSAPPTLIPTPAGGAGVGFDPGAGGHSEDVVTHLKVQLLVRAYQVRGHQKAKIDPLGISFGDQPDLPKELTLEHYGFTESDMDKSITLGPGILPRFVESGKKTMTLREIIDACERLYCSSYGVEYIHIPSKEQCDWLRERIEIPQPFKYSSDEKRQILDRLIWSCSFESFLATKFPNDKRFGLEGAEAVVPGMKAMIDTSVEHGIEDIVIGMPHRGRLNMLSNVVRKPNESIFFEFTGSKELDEGSGDVKYHLGMNYKRPTTSGKHVNLSLVANPSHLEAEDGVVLGKTRAIQEYKSDAGEFKKAMGVLLHGDAAFSGQGVVYETMGFANLPAYSTGGTVHIIINNQIGFTTDPRFARSTLYPSDIAKSINAPIFHVNADDIEALTFVFNLAADWRATFHSDVIIDVVGYRKHGHNETDQPSFTQPLMYKKIAEKRSVLDYYVDKLISEGTFTKEDIDEHKKWVWNLLEESFGKSKEYKPTSREWLTTPWEDFKSPKELATEVLPHLPTAVDAETLKNIGRHISETPKGFEVHRNLKRILNTRKKTVETGEGIDWATGEALAFGSLCLEGYHVRVSGQDVERGTFSQRHAVLHDQESEKVYTPLNTLSEDQGPFVISNSSLSEYGVMSFEYGYSLFSPDALVQWEAQFGDFANTAQVVVDQFISGAESKWKQRSGLVLSLPHGYDGQGPEHSSGRIERYLQMCNEDPRYFPSEQKLERSHQDCNMQVAYPTTPANLFHLLRRQMHRQFRKPLCLFFSKQLLRHPLAKSELKEFTGESHFEWIIEDRELGKSIHERDGISRVVLCSGQVYTALHKKRASLDNKNTAIIKLEQLHPFPFAQLRDTLNKYPNLEDLVYCQEEPLNMGAYSYVAPRMVTTLKQTDKYANLVLRYAGRDPSASVAAGSKAMHNAEEEAFLKEVFQEA